The sequence GTTTGCGTTTCTGTTTTAGTTTCCCCTCCTCCAATACATCCTGCGGCAACTACGCTGAACAATATAATGAACAAAATCGAAAGGCTCGCAAGTTTTTTCATCAATGCTCACCCCTTTTGAAGTTCAGATGCCTATTTTTAAATTTTGTCATAAAAATGTTAAAAGCTCAAAAAGAAAGGAAAAGATGCAAGACTACTTCTTTCTTCTAAAGGCCAACGGAAGTAGGATTAGTCCTACTAAAGCTGCTGGACCACAAACTCCTCCACCGGCTTGAGTCTCTGTTTTTGCTGCTTGGTCTAGTGCCCAGTGTATCATGTTTGTGACGAATGCTGGGCCGTCTAGGTCGACACCGTGGTACTTAGCACTCCATGTTGGCTCGTAGTCGCCGTATGGGCTTTCACCGCTTACGATGAGAACGCTCTGCTTTCCATTGTCGAATTTAATTATCTCGACTGCCAAGAGTGGGAATACTCCGGTTTCTCCGGCCGTGTAAGCGTTTGCCGGTGGGTCGCTGTTCTCTACGATTGTGCCATCTTGTGAAGTTTTTACGATTCTGTAAACGTTCTCTGGAACGTTTCCGTCAACGAGTTTTTGCCAGTTTCCATTGTCATCGACCCATGCAACTATGGCTGGACCATGATAGAGAACTTTTCCTTCGTGCTGGAAGTTTTGGGTGAGTTTTTCCTTGTCTGGAGTGCCGTCGTCAGGTTGTACAAGACCAACAACTCTATAAGATGCTCCAGCGTTGCTTGTTGGGTCTTCAACAGAACAAAGGTCAATTCTCAAGTGTCCGACACCGAGTTGTTCAAGAAGTGTGTTTGCAATATCTTGGGCTTGAGGACCGCTACTACCGTAGTCACTATCGGCAGCAACCCAGAGAACTTTTCCTCCTTGCTTAAACCACTCTGCAATGGCTTGGATTTCATCTGGTGCGAAGGGGCTTGTTGGCTGGCCAAGAATGAGCATGTCAACATTTGCAAGGGCATCAGAGGTTATCTTTTCTCCAAGGTGCTTAATACCCAGAGTGTCTGCGGCCATTGGGTCGCCAAAATAGCCCCATTCGACGTCGGTAATAGTCTTAACAATTCCATGCGCGAGGGTTTTATTGGTTTCGTATTCAAGGACGTCCTCCGCGAGATACTTCTCGTTTTCTCCATGAGCCAAATCCACTGCAACTGTAGCTGCACTAGCAAAAGCCATACCAAAAAGGCCAAACAACACAAAGACTGAAAGCAGTATTGAAAGCTTCCTCATGGCGTTCACCAAACTATTTTATAAAATTGAAAGTTATAAGATTTTTGAATGTTCTTAAAGAAAAATGCTTAAAAGAGTCATTTCATAGGTGGGAGTAGGTGGTGTG comes from Thermococcus aggregans and encodes:
- a CDS encoding CGP-CTERM sorting domain-containing protein; protein product: MRKLSILLSVFVLFGLFGMAFASAATVAVDLAHGENEKYLAEDVLEYETNKTLAHGIVKTITDVEWGYFGDPMAADTLGIKHLGEKITSDALANVDMLILGQPTSPFAPDEIQAIAEWFKQGGKVLWVAADSDYGSSGPQAQDIANTLLEQLGVGHLRIDLCSVEDPTSNAGASYRVVGLVQPDDGTPDKEKLTQNFQHEGKVLYHGPAIVAWVDDNGNWQKLVDGNVPENVYRIVKTSQDGTIVENSDPPANAYTAGETGVFPLLAVEIIKFDNGKQSVLIVSGESPYGDYEPTWSAKYHGVDLDGPAFVTNMIHWALDQAAKTETQAGGGVCGPAALVGLILLPLAFRRKK